Proteins encoded together in one Marispirochaeta sp. window:
- a CDS encoding AMP-dependent synthetase/ligase, whose product MKSNTVPWHFLDEFRGTLFSGEWPTIPQLFTVSTQRYPESPCFTVYESDRVSLSYSEALERVRRVAGYLRQHGIAPGDRVGVSGANSPEWAVAYLAVLFAGAVVVPIDYALSAKEIRGLLESAGAKALFIDGEKYGDFLNEGIQSLVSLSSASDPYIYNLEADPLEKPLAIDEEELAAILYTSGTTGRPKGVMLTHRNLVADCYLAQANLNVYHSDVFYALLPIHHSYSMLAVFIESLSQGAETVFGKRMVVKQILHDLKAARVTMFLGVPMLFNRLLQGIMKGIRAKGPVVYGLIRGLMFVSGSIKALLRVNPGKVLFRSVLDKASLASIRICISGGGPLAPSVFRQYNQLGIDFVQGYGLTETSPIVALNPKEHYKVSSVGRIIPRTEVKILDPDSEGRGEIAIKGPMVMRGYYNLPEETAEVFTDNGFFKTGDVGYLDRKNYLYLTGRAKNLIVTEGGKNVYPEELEDAFQLYNEIEQIMIRGFTLDKHTPGERIEALIYPNKELFEEDLRDEDEGAHQVRARIEAIVAEVNTRLRSYQKIERVNILDEPLEMTTTKKIRRHVVEQTLED is encoded by the coding sequence ATGAAGAGCAACACGGTACCCTGGCATTTTCTTGATGAATTTCGCGGCACTCTGTTCTCGGGCGAATGGCCGACAATTCCGCAGCTTTTTACCGTTTCAACTCAACGCTATCCGGAAAGTCCCTGCTTTACGGTGTATGAGTCCGATCGTGTCAGTCTCAGTTACAGCGAGGCCCTTGAGCGTGTCCGCAGGGTCGCGGGGTATCTTCGGCAGCATGGGATCGCCCCCGGGGACCGGGTCGGGGTGAGCGGCGCGAACAGTCCGGAGTGGGCAGTTGCCTACCTGGCGGTACTCTTTGCCGGTGCGGTTGTCGTCCCCATCGATTATGCCCTTTCCGCCAAAGAGATCCGGGGACTCCTTGAATCTGCCGGCGCGAAGGCCCTGTTTATTGACGGGGAAAAGTACGGTGACTTTCTCAATGAAGGTATCCAAAGCCTGGTATCCTTGAGTTCCGCCAGCGATCCCTATATTTATAATCTTGAAGCCGATCCCCTGGAAAAGCCTCTTGCTATTGACGAGGAAGAACTGGCTGCCATTCTGTACACTTCCGGAACCACCGGCAGACCCAAAGGGGTAATGCTGACTCACAGGAACCTGGTGGCCGACTGTTATCTGGCCCAGGCAAACCTGAATGTCTACCATTCCGATGTTTTTTACGCACTGCTGCCCATACATCACTCCTACAGCATGCTGGCGGTCTTTATTGAAAGCCTTTCCCAGGGGGCCGAAACGGTTTTCGGCAAACGCATGGTGGTTAAGCAGATTCTTCACGACTTAAAGGCCGCCAGGGTGACCATGTTCCTTGGGGTTCCCATGCTGTTTAATCGCCTGCTTCAGGGAATCATGAAAGGGATTCGCGCCAAGGGGCCTGTTGTATACGGTCTTATTCGGGGATTGATGTTTGTCAGCGGGAGTATTAAGGCACTTTTACGGGTGAACCCGGGGAAGGTGCTGTTCAGGTCGGTTCTGGATAAGGCCTCCCTGGCATCGATCCGGATCTGTATATCCGGCGGCGGTCCTCTGGCCCCATCGGTATTCCGGCAATACAACCAGCTGGGAATCGACTTTGTCCAGGGCTACGGACTGACGGAGACTTCTCCCATTGTCGCGCTGAACCCCAAGGAGCACTACAAGGTTTCCAGTGTCGGCCGGATTATTCCCCGGACAGAAGTAAAAATCCTGGATCCCGATTCCGAGGGCAGGGGAGAAATTGCCATTAAAGGACCGATGGTAATGCGGGGATACTATAATCTGCCGGAAGAGACCGCCGAGGTTTTTACCGATAATGGATTTTTCAAGACCGGAGACGTGGGCTATCTTGACCGGAAAAACTATTTATATCTGACGGGCCGCGCCAAGAATTTGATAGTGACCGAGGGCGGTAAAAACGTTTATCCCGAAGAACTTGAAGACGCCTTCCAGTTGTACAACGAGATAGAGCAGATCATGATTCGGGGATTTACCCTGGACAAGCACACCCCGGGAGAGCGCATTGAAGCCCTGATTTATCCGAACAAGGAGCTTTTTGAGGAAGATCTGCGGGATGAGGATGAGGGCGCCCATCAGGTGCGGGCCCGTATCGAGGCAATTGTCGCGGAGGTAAACACGAGGCTCCGCAGTTACCAGAAGATTGAACGGGTGAACATCCTTGACGAACCCCTTGAGATGACGACGACCAAGAAAATCCGGCGGCATGTTGTAGAGCAAACGCTGGAAGATTAA
- a CDS encoding PhzF family phenazine biosynthesis protein translates to MLIEFYHIDAFTSRLFGGNPAAVCILDEWLPDETMQRIAGENFLPETAFCVKKPDTWYLRWFTPEIEMDLCGHATLGAAFVIRDFIDPSMESLVFSSCSGALPVSFRDGRIVLEFPSRPPFPCELPAVIARSVSIQPREVLKARDYILVYPSEEDVLKLDFDRRILGTINLDPGGIVVTARGRNADFVSRFFTPQASIFEDPVTGSAHCSLVPYWSRVLGKESLHACQLSKRGGELFCRNTEKSVFITGKAVLFCRGSIVI, encoded by the coding sequence ACTTTTCGGTGGAAATCCTGCAGCTGTCTGCATTCTCGATGAATGGCTGCCCGATGAAACAATGCAGCGTATCGCCGGGGAGAATTTTCTGCCGGAGACGGCCTTCTGTGTAAAGAAGCCTGATACCTGGTATCTCCGCTGGTTTACCCCGGAGATAGAGATGGACCTCTGCGGGCATGCTACCCTGGGGGCAGCCTTTGTAATCAGGGATTTTATTGATCCCTCTATGGAATCACTGGTCTTCTCTTCCTGCAGTGGAGCCCTCCCCGTCAGTTTCCGGGACGGACGGATAGTGCTGGAATTTCCTTCCCGGCCTCCGTTTCCCTGTGAATTGCCTGCGGTAATCGCCCGCTCCGTGAGCATACAGCCCCGGGAAGTCCTGAAGGCCAGGGATTATATCCTGGTCTATCCTTCCGAAGAGGATGTCCTGAAGCTGGATTTTGACCGGAGGATCCTCGGTACAATTAATCTTGATCCCGGAGGTATTGTCGTTACTGCCAGAGGAAGAAACGCGGACTTTGTCTCCCGCTTTTTTACCCCCCAGGCATCCATTTTTGAAGACCCGGTAACAGGTTCCGCTCACTGTTCCCTTGTTCCCTACTGGAGTAGAGTTCTGGGAAAAGAGAGCCTGCATGCCTGTCAGCTTTCCAAAAGGGGGGGAGAGCTCTTTTGCCGGAATACGGAAAAAAGCGTATTCATTACCGGAAAGGCTGTACTCTTCTGCCGGGGTTCTATAGTCATTTGA